From the Glycine max cultivar Williams 82 chromosome 11, Glycine_max_v4.0, whole genome shotgun sequence genome, the window GTATTTTTTACtgaatattttagttaattgaCCGGAGTCTtcgatattaatttttttattacttatgcacctcccttttttattatgcttcatcatcatcatcacttttcttatttattttttttcccatttttttgttcttagaTTTTAACTGTTACCTATCTATGCGTGGTTATCTCTAAGTAATTACTCTTATctcttaaatcaaattaaatgtgttttttttctttctaaaaagaCATTAACTAAATTTACGTGTTTACTTCGCCGATGATGCAGCTCATgcatttgcttttgtttttggtttctttCTACTCTCTCCGTCTTAAAAGAGCCAGgacattaaaaaatgattacgTATCCTATGGAGTAACAAATcgtatcatatttatattttttcttctttttctcagtTGGACAACACATTGTTATTCATCAAACATCTTCCTTTCTATCGAGACTTGTTGGGGCAATGGTTACAATAAAactctaaatttttattaaaagcatTGTCAGGAAATCGCTAAGTTGTCAACACGATCGTAGATTCGTAGTACATACTCACGAAAATGATGATGGACATCCTGAGTACTAGAAGTTACAAAAACAATGaaactaagaaaaagaaaatgatggaTTTCCCTGGGATACTGATACTGCTAAGACTAATAAGAGTGTCCCAAAATACATTACTCTTGTTCAAAAGATGGAAAAGCAGAACCAGTCTTAAGGATTGGGTGCGGTCTCTTGAGCCTCCTTGGAAAGCTTGATCTCCTTGAGCTCCCGAATCAATTCCTTCATGTTGTTGTGCGAAGATCCACCAACCTTTATAGCACTCTTCGCCGCAACGCTTAGCTCCTTGGCTCTCTTCCTCAttcctccatcttcttcttcctcactcATCAACGAAGCAATCGCGTTTCCAATCTCCTCCCGTTTCACCACCTCACTCCCAAACTCGTTCCAGTTCCTCCACTCTTTCGCCCCCACCGGCACCCCAATCTTCAACACATCCACCACCAGCTTCTCGTTGAAAAAATGCTCCGCAAACAGAGGCCACGTCGCCATCGGCAACCCCGCGTTCACGCTTTCCACCACCGTGTTCCAACCACAGTGAGTAACCAACCCTCCAATCGCAGGATTCTCCAGTATCAACAACTGTGGGGCCCAACCCCATATTAAATATCCTTTGTTACTTTCCTTCATTCTCTTCTCAAACTCCTCCAAAAAGTTATCTCCTTCACCCCCATCGTTTTTCCTCACCACCCAGATAAAATCATGCCCCGAATCTTCAAGCGCACGTGCTATTTCAACGAGCTGAGAGTAAGGGAACTTGTTCATGCTCCCAAAACTCACATACAAAACAGAGCTCTCTGCTTTGGAGTTGAGCCACTTAAGCCacccttctttctcttcttcttctttagcATACCCTCGTGCAGCTTTATCTTGAGCATCCTGGTTCGCCCACAACGAAACCGGTCCAATTCCCCAACTCTTAGTTCCCATGATGCTCTTGTAATGCTCGTAGTAAGCACTCTCGAGGtcataaaaactattaaaaagtgAACCGTAACTCTTTTTCTCTGACTGCTTAATCGTCCTCATCAGTTCAGTGTACTGATTCGGAGACCTAAGCCAATCCGGCAACTGCAAGCGCGTCATCTCCAAGTTATCGGGTAACCCAGGTAACACGAACTTGTCGGTGTCGAATTTTGCTTCCAAGTGGGGTGCGTACTGTTCAACGGAGTGCGCAGCGGAGCGAGCGAGATAACTTGCGCCGTGGAACATGATCCTCGGAATGCCGAGTTTAGCAGCAGCATCGACACTCCAAGGGTGGAACATGTCGGTGACGATGAAATCCGGTTGCAAGTCATGGAAGAGTTTTTCGAAGACTTGTTGGAGAAGGGATAGGCCCATGTAGATTCTGGGGGTCATTTCCCGAGGCGTATCGACGTTGAAGGCTTCGATCCCAACGGGGAGACCCACTTGTGCGGCGGGGAAGTTGACAACGTGCGTTCTGATGGGGCGACCGCGACTCGCATCTAAATCGATGGACTTTTGGAAAACGGTGGCGTTATGTGCGGTGGTGATGATGGTGACGTCGACGTCGTGCAAGGCGAAGAGTCTGGCCATGTCCACTAGCGGGATTATGTGACTAGTGGAAAGGAAAGGAAGGAAAATTGACTTTAGCTcacccttcttcttctccatcgctaCTCGTATTCAACACTTGCTGCTAGATGCATTTATACTACTACATTATGTCATTCTCATTGTCCCcaacattattattaaaaactcCAAAACTGATACTGCTTAGCTGGTCGCCTCTCAAGTTACTTCCCCacgtgacaaaaaaaaaatttgaaaattcagaTTTGAGTCTGGTACGAATTAGCAACAAAAGAACGGCGATGGTTAGGAGTcgaatagaaaaagaagaaaaaaaattaacagaaaaatgaaaaacaaatgtaTTATAAAACCTGCTCATCCAGTTCCCCTTTCTTAAATCTCAGCCATTgaacattttattaatatatcctACGGTTATTTTTATTGCTTCATGGGTGTACCACTAAATTAGATACTTTACTTTAGAATTCACATGGTTAGCTGGCTGCACTTTCACGCATGTCCTCTCACCCTTTTCGTCATTTTTCAATCAATGGCTTTCTAGGGTAagacataaattttaaaatttcaaacacgAGAGACTCGAGGCTGCTAATTATCATTATAtcctagttttattattttattattattacatactAGAGACACGAGAGACACGAGAGACACGAGAGACATTATATcctagttttattattatacacTAGAGACACGAGACATTATATCCtcgttttattatattattataaaacgaGTCTTCACTAGTGCTCGGATTTGGATTTATGTGTATTTGTACTAGATTTATGGTGTGAAATAATAAGTTGTTTTTTCATCATTAGAGAAAAGCAACAAACAGTTGCTGCTATTTTGAGGAATAAATTTGATTCTTAGTATTATACAAACACATTATCAGCGACTCTATGGAGGAAAAAATATGGTGGCTTTCCCTCATTTTAGATCATTAGATTAAATCTGAAGATTTAGATTTTCTCATTTGTTTAAAAGGTACTATTGAACATTTAGATTAATTAATagagaattattttaatttaactaatggTCTCCAGAAAACATGTTACCGTTTATAACAGTTATATCTCCTTAAATTTGGATTACCTCTGACAAAAAAATACCAAagaagtatataaaaaaatcatcaaaagttttGTGGCggtaaattttttagaatttttctgACAAACTGAATAATATATTCAAGActaatggttaaaataaaataattttatactaattaatcaAGTAAGTAATACTTTCTATGATCTTAActtatacaaaatataaaaattaaattaatatcatcTTTTAAAACAAGTGACAATAACTAGACCAACAAATTAATCCagactaaaaataagaaagtcACAATGACTTGCGCCTAAAAGTCATTTAATTCTCTtcgggtgttgctaggtgcacccggCAATaatgctggtgcacccagcaattaccTGAACTTCCAAAATTGccctttattaaaaattaataaaaaaaagggttttgaagtgcacccagcaattcaaatttcttctcCTGTGGCGTCCATTTCTTCTCCACGCTTCCTCCATTGCCATCTTCCACGAAGGTTTTTTGTTGCGTTTTTGTCACCTTCTGTAGTGTATGCTGGCCTTAGGTTAGACAACATTTGTGTTTTGCTTGTCGCACAAGGGAAAAGACGAAGGTTCTTCCGCAGTTGTGTTAATATCAActacggaagaaggttcttcagCGGCAATGCACGGAAGAAGGTTTTTCCATGCATTGCCGCGAAAAAACTTCTTCCGCGGGATCtcacggaagaaccttcttccacaTTAATAAACCAGCTTTTTACAGAAAAAACACAGTGAAGGGTATtttggaaattataaaaaattgttagataCACCAACAATATTGCTGGGTGTCCCATCCTCTTCCAGCTATGCGGGGCCCAGGGAGCCATTTTCTCCAACGGTGTAGCTTTTAGACAAGTTTGGATTATGTTTTGGCTCATCTCAACCCAGTTTaatgccatatatatatatatatatatatatatatataatataactttttaaaatagttgtatattatgaataaatttctatttaataatattttttgtataacATAATCTCATGTTCATAATggttaatatatacatatattcattcatttagctttatactttttattttataatttaaccgaggttaatacaatatattatgttaaaatgTCGGGTTAAACCAATCTCGTCCAATATATTTTGAGTCAGGTTAAGGTAAAATGGGTTTCCGGAGTGGATCACATTGAACAAGGAATAAACTATGTTAAGTATGGAGTCTCGTActtctttgttttttaatacatttgattgcttggttaaaaaaaaaaaaaacatttgatcgCTGAAATATGGATTCTCCAACTTCTACATTTGTGTGTTATGAGATCGTGTTAGTGAGTTGTATTATGAGATTGTGTAATTTATTATTACACCAAattgaacaaattaattaaaaagaaaaatcaaaagagtaatttAGCCAAATGGTGACCggaaaaggagaagagagattTATATAAGCATGTTAAACTATTCTCCAGTAGTTTCGCAAGGCTACTTTATCTATGGGCCAAACCCACTAATACGctgacaataaataaaaaaatttgcagCCCATCAACTGAACAAaaccattgaaaaaaaaataaactaaaattctaGGGCTTGTCAAGTGTGAACTTGGAATTCCATGGACGACATGGCTGCCTACTACTCACAGCCCCAACCGTCGGGCCTTCTCCCTTACCAGTACTACCAACAGCCGCCTCCGCCACCTCCTCCGCCGATGATGGCGGTAGTGCCACCGCCCCCCGGCGCGGTTGTCCCGCCGGCGCACCACCTGCATCCGCCTTACGTGGCTCAGCATCAGCAGCAAGCGGTGTTCGGTTCCTACGGTGCTCCTcaatcctccacccacgaggtTCGCACTCTCTTCGTCGCTGGCCTCCCCGAAGACGTAAAACCCCGCGAAATCTACAACCTCTTCCGCGAATTTCCCGGTTACGAGTCCTCGCATCTTCGGAGTCCCTCTAATTCGTCGCAGGTACAATGAATTCTTAAATTCCTTAGGGTTTACGAATTGTTTTAAATTGCTTCTCTAACGTTGCTTTTTGTTTGTTGACAGCCTTTTGCTTTCGCTGTGTTCGCGAGTCAGAAGTCAGCAATCTTGGCAATGCATGCTCTGAATGTGAGGATCTTGTTGTAATTTAACTGTTTTTGAGTTATATGTTCAAATGTATTTTTCTATGCTTGGCATCCCTGATTTTGATTAATGTGGTTTGCAGGGACTGGTGTTTGATCTCGAAAAGGGTTCCACTCTTTATATTGATCTTGCAAAATCAAACTCTAGATCTAAACGCACAAGGATAGGTGTGTGTTTTGATTAGCTTTTTATTGCTATTCAAGAAAACTTAATAATCAAAATGTTACTGATTGATTGATCTTGACAAGCAGATGATGAGAGGGTTGGCGCGGATAAGAAAGCTAGAGGCCTTACACCATCATGGTCCACTCCTGATTCTGGTAAGATAATGTTGTTAGTTTGGTTTTAGTGCGTTGATGTTGCCTGCGCATATGGCTTTTGTGAAGTTTTTTAAAGTTCACTATTGTTGTGTTATCGTCTATTCTGTTGCTTGGAGGTTAGTTAACTATTGATCACACCAAGGACACTTTTACCTATGAGCTCACATTGCACGTGTTTTGCACTCTTCGGCACTAGCAGGTGTTGGCAGCATTCACATGCCAGGAATGGGTAATCCTGCTTTCAACACGAACACGTTTGGTTATCCATCTGCACAAAGGTCATCTGCACTACTTAATCACAGTTTTATTATGTGGAAGTTGATTGCTTCTAACTCCGATAAAGCACATTTTCCAAACTTATAGCGTTATTTTGAGCTTCTGTTGCGGAACTCTTCCGATTAGAAGAAAAACTAATGTGTTTGAAGTAccgttattttttcttttgggagCAGCCTTTGTATTTCTTGATATCTCATctgattatttatttgtttgttttctgtAATAGTCTTGGGAATGCTGATGGGAGTGCCATGAGTGACAGTCTATTTGCGAATCTGGTTAGTGTTGTAAAGTACCCCTCTATTACGTGCTTCAGTTGGTTATATGTGTGTTAAACTGAAAGTGCTTTTGATTGAATGCGTCTCATTTTTTGTTGCGGCACCCTTTAacagaattcaaatttttttttccctctccaTCCCTTTTGTTGATTTGGAGAAAAGCTTCTCCAAAAGTGAGAATGCATTTCCCTTTCTGTTTTAATAAATATCTGAGGCTGAGAAGTCTGACTtccttttttattctctttataCATTTCAGTTATCTGTGGTAACAACataaagaatatatattaacaataataataatttaagtcATATTCCGCATAACAGTGTCCTATCTGTTTTCTGCATAACCTTAAAAGTTTTCCCAGTATTATATATGCTTCAGTTGATTATATCTGTGTTAAACTCTAGGCGCTTTTAATTGAAAGGTAtctcattttttgttgttgtggcattcaaaaacttctttgcaCTTCCCTCCTCTCCTTTTCCCTCCAACCTAACACACTGATAATTTCTCCTAGATTGTTTGCACTAATCTGATTCTTTTCTTGAGTCTTGAGTACTAAGCAATTGAATGGTCCTCGGAATGGGATGAGATGAAAGGGGGGCTACAAACTGGTGGGGGAAGGAAGATGGTAAGCTAGTCAGAGTTTCTATTCTGGGATTCAACAGTTCCCAAAGGGAATTGGTGCCTACTTGAGCTATGCCCTTGGGTGTAAATTTTATCTGTTGTATTCCTACTCTTCATAAACTTCATTTTTAGACTGTCTTGAAAAATTTTCAGGGCCTTTAGTTCTATGATTAGGCTGTTCAACTTACATTAGTATGCCTTACATGATAGTATACATGTTAAAgtaattgttttgtttcttatctTATATGTTGACAGAAGAAGTCTTCAACACCTTACATTCCTCAAAACTCAACCCCAtgtgcaactttatttgtaGCTAATCTGGGGCCGTCTTGTAATGAACAAGAGCTAATCCAAGTGTTTTCTAGGTCAGTAGACATATGCGCAtgcaaggtattttttatttgtgaaatcTGCAGAAGTTGAATTTGATTgtgttttatatatatcttttctaTCAGATACCCCGGATTCTTGAAACTGAAGATGCAGAGCACGTATGGAGCTCCAGTTGCATTTGTTGATTTCCaggtttctttttgttcttttatttcttgcgCTGCATACATACATTGGCCTGTTGTGAAAGTCATTCAGAAAACTAGTGTATGGGCCTCATTGGTCTTGTTGCTTGCCATCTTTAATTTGCATGAACTATCACgaaaaaatatatcttgtaATGTGCAGGATGTTGGTAGCTCAACTGACGCTCTAAATAGTCTGCAAGGCACAATTCTTCACTCCTCACAATCTGGCGAGGGAATGCGTTTGGAGTATCCTTTGTTCTCATtcacttcttttgtttttttagtggtCGAATCACATTACTTATCAGTGTTTGGTTTTTGCTTAACAAGAACCTCAGATATGCTAAATCGCGAATGGGCATGCGGAGGAAGCccaatagataataaaaaaaaaaccaacgaGAATATGAATTGTTATTTGCGGCTACAATAGAATGGAAGCTACCAATGGTGTGTATTTTATCCACTGTAATTTATATGAAAGCTACCTTTTGCAGCTTTTAAAGATTGGTgaatatatgttatattttatcCAATGGTGTAATTTATTTCGTGTAGTTTGTATTTGTATATTATAGCTTATTAAAATTGATGATGATAAAAGTCAACAGAGATAGTAGCCATTTGACATTTTGACTCATTGCCATGAATTCTTACTATTAAATAATTGCTTTCAGTAATACGCAGTCGTTGGCCATTACCTGCCCATTCTGATTAGTCATTGACCAAAATCTCAATTCTCTTGAAATCCATATTCGTCACGAaagtttatatatgaaaatttaatataccATTACTTTCGTATGTTACTATGGTATTATgggttttatcattttttcccCAGTGAAAATCGGCATGTGACAAATGCAAATTTGATCTGTCTTTGCTTTTTGCTATTgatgattattttgataaattagtgaatagttattattattattatatacgtATTAAAGAAACTTACCACCATGATCTAAGATgtcaaatattttaatgtacAATTCTTATTACATATTCAACTTAAGGATGACAATTGAATTTAAGTTTATCGAATAATCACAAGGAGAATTCTTTGTTAAATAGATTTAGATTTACATATTggtatttattttgatttttaatacaaaatcattttaaaataaaaactgaccAATCCAACTAATATCTTCATTATTGATATTCAACTTGGTAACAAATCTTAATGACCATAATAATCACAACCTACTTGGTGAAAACTTGAAGATTTGAGTTCGAGCTAGAGAAACTAGTGATCATCATTTATTCCTCCAATTGGAAGAATGATTTCCTAGTAGATTATCAATCAAGACATGACCCTTTAGCATTAACAACCGTAATCATAAGGGTACTTAAATCGAGGGAGGCTAGTTCcccattttttttcctgatgaAATTAGATCAATTAAATTCAATGGAAtgatttaattgattgattaaagttaactaattgattacaacaaaaTGTTACATTTTACTTGTAAGATTTATTTGTATCAACAGTTTAAAAATGGTGTAGATTTCTAGATTTACACTTGATGCCAATCAATCATATCTCATGAGTGTAATTTTTATGCATGCTAGATTGCTAGTGTAAAATATGTTAATTgtaaattaatcattatttataatttttaattagatattataaaattcaacaaactttattataatattgttgtgttcttcttcttctttttttttttatcgtctAAAGAAACGTTATAAACTTTCACTGAAAAAGTTTATCTGCATGGCTGTTCAAAGCTAGTCTACGAAGATGACCGGAAAAGGTATAACAAAGACAAAAGAGTAATGTTCGCTGTGAAATCAGAAATGATTCACCGCAGCACATTTTCGATTGTTTTCGGTTGAACGTAACAAATGTGAAATGTTGTGCTTGTGCACAGTGCAAACCAGAAAAGGCTGcgatattaaaaataagaaaaatagaaagaaaatcgCTTCATCACTTTACCGTTCacgataagaaaaaaaaaaagtaatcactaaaaataaatttaagaaaactttaatccaaaaatacacttatttattatttttgtttgtctatCTATAAATCAAATGTAATATTAGAATTGTCAAGGTAATTATACCTTTCATTTCTTTAAGTATATATCCTATTATGTATGTATATTCCTCTTAACACTCTACAAAACAATAGAATTATTTTGtatgaaaactaaaaattatttttctttcttgttaatAGTTAATTAAGGAGTCAATAATAGAATGCTTCTACTTTTTTTCAGAAATATGTTAAAAGTGCATCGGAAATCACAAGGAaatgcattaaaaataattttataataaccatTTTTACTTTCATTCTTTAACTAGTGGGCTAGACTCTAGAGTAAGAAagcatttgtcttttttttatccatggtttaagttctttttataagctctttttcaaaatttgtcttattcttttttatatgattCTCTCCTAAATTGTCTACTTCactaaatactttttttcttcatagaAATACTTTTAAGTGGAAAtgtattgataatgtaaaaagaaattaagaaaataaaatctaaataattttaaaagaatttctaaaaactataaaaattaacaaatttaatgttattaactaaattacatattttttaatggttAAAATGGTCTTATATGTCggaccatttttaaaaaattatttccatctctttttaaaatggtataattgaaaaaaaaatagttattggtgttgttttaaaattaaaaaaaaaacacaaaagcgtattttattacttatttgtttctttttatctgtcttttttttaaaaaaaaaagttattctaattatttgataatttaaaatttcaagataacatcaattattattactattattattattattattattattattattattattattatttaattttatactttttcctTCTacttatttcttaaatatttatatatttgtcaaaatataataaaataataatagaattaacatctgaaaattaaaaaataattttaatataaatataacactATGCTTTAATTCGTGTATTATCTTATaaagtaaataagaaaaaatagttaatatatttCCTCCAGATCTGATATGATTTGTCTTTTGAGGTAGCATACATGTCttcataaaattaacaattagtACATAAATTACTATgataaaatgttttgttttacaaaattatttttgttaaaagagATAGGAtgtaattgtaaaaaatatatttacgtaagacagttataaataaataatgtagttgatattattataaaattaattaaataaatacttcGTGTGATCTtgattataagtaaaaaaaaatcatacttattaaagaattaattatgTTCATTAAAAGTGTTTGagtctcattttaaaaaattaacatttttgaaaattattttttatcggaACTTTATATTAAGCATGAAGAAGtttttaatcttattaaatgaataatactttaaaaataatttcactaaataaaacattgataattgaaatTTTCACACAGGAGTACTCTAttttgagaagaagaaaaaaattgtgtagTATTCTAGATTTGAGAGAGTaagtagtatttaaaaaaaaaaaaaaggaaaaaaaagtcaaCCCTGACTGTGTTCATTAACTTCACCCATTGATTGTACCTCCCCGAAAAGGAGAAAGTTACCCCATCCAATTTTCACCGACATTTGACCTTTGCTTCAATAATGGAACAACTACATTAACATCCCTAGGATCTGTGTCCTACAAACGAGCAAATTCTGACACAGAGACACTAATAAGTTGCTCATTActgtattttcttttgttttgaatcagttttaacatttttcaaaacttCTACAATTTCTTCCAACTACTGGGTCTCGTAGGTGCATGCataattgtgttttttcttGTGAACCATCGAAAAAGTCATAACAC encodes:
- the LOC100780983 gene encoding uncharacterized protein isoform X1; the encoded protein is MDDMAAYYSQPQPSGLLPYQYYQQPPPPPPPPMMAVVPPPPGAVVPPAHHLHPPYVAQHQQQAVFGSYGAPQSSTHEVRTLFVAGLPEDVKPREIYNLFREFPGYESSHLRSPSNSSQPFAFAVFASQKSAILAMHALNGLVFDLEKGSTLYIDLAKSNSRSKRTRIDDERVGADKKARGLTPSWSTPDSGVGSIHMPGMGNPAFNTNTFGYPSAQSLGNADGSAMSDSLFANLKSSTPYIPQNSTPCATLFVANLGPSCNEQELIQVFSRYPGFLKLKMQSTYGAPVAFVDFQDVGSSTDALNSLQGTILHSSQSGEGMRLEYAKSRMGMRRKPNR
- the LOC100780983 gene encoding uncharacterized protein isoform X2; its protein translation is MDDMAAYYSQPQPSGLLPYQYYQQPPPPPPPPMMAVVPPPPGAVVPPAHHLHPPYVAQHQQQAVFGSYGAPQSSTHEVRTLFVAGLPEDVKPREIYNLFREFPGYESSHLRSPSNSSQPFAFAVFASQKSAILAMHALNGLVFDLEKGSTLYIDLAKSNSRSKRTRIDDERVGADKKARGLTPSWSTPDSGVGSIHMPGMGNPAFNTNTFGYPSAQSLGNADGSAMSDSLFANLKKSSTPYIPQNSTPCATLFVANLGPSCNEQELIQVFSRYPGFLKLKMQSTYGAPVAFVDFQDVGSSTDALNSLQGTILHSSQSGEGMRLEYAKSRMGMRRKPNR
- the SGT2 gene encoding soyasapogenol B glucuronide galactosyltransferase; the protein is MEKKKGELKSIFLPFLSTSHIIPLVDMARLFALHDVDVTIITTAHNATVFQKSIDLDASRGRPIRTHVVNFPAAQVGLPVGIEAFNVDTPREMTPRIYMGLSLLQQVFEKLFHDLQPDFIVTDMFHPWSVDAAAKLGIPRIMFHGASYLARSAAHSVEQYAPHLEAKFDTDKFVLPGLPDNLEMTRLQLPDWLRSPNQYTELMRTIKQSEKKSYGSLFNSFYDLESAYYEHYKSIMGTKSWGIGPVSLWANQDAQDKAARGYAKEEEEKEGWLKWLNSKAESSVLYVSFGSMNKFPYSQLVEIARALEDSGHDFIWVVRKNDGGEGDNFLEEFEKRMKESNKGYLIWGWAPQLLILENPAIGGLVTHCGWNTVVESVNAGLPMATWPLFAEHFFNEKLVVDVLKIGVPVGAKEWRNWNEFGSEVVKREEIGNAIASLMSEEEEDGGMRKRAKELSVAAKSAIKVGGSSHNNMKELIRELKEIKLSKEAQETAPNP